The following are encoded together in the Bacillus cereus group sp. RP43 genome:
- a CDS encoding CPBP family glutamic-type intramembrane protease has product MRDTELVIYKEKNLQMSMIEVISIIVIIFGVMYGIGFLNFLYDFSLYPWYVNHLISLFTFFVIILIYIPARNYCLHLIKSLQFNNLKHYVTIVMTMIVLLIYLAVLNLVLPHGLGVGESSRVIEPTISEIILYVVVLTVLAPIWEEIVFRGMFFMKLSQRFSTLSSAVISAFIFTLGHPLTVGSILYIFGIGVCLAYTYKKTNNLLVPIGIHVLNNAFYLLVNFQL; this is encoded by the coding sequence ATGAGGGACACGGAATTAGTTATATATAAAGAAAAGAATTTACAAATGAGTATGATCGAAGTAATCAGTATTATAGTAATTATTTTTGGGGTAATGTATGGAATTGGTTTTTTGAACTTTTTATATGACTTCTCATTATATCCGTGGTATGTAAATCATCTCATTTCACTTTTTACATTTTTTGTGATTATTTTAATATATATACCAGCGAGAAATTACTGTTTACATTTAATAAAATCATTACAATTCAATAATCTTAAACATTATGTAACGATAGTAATGACGATGATCGTACTGCTCATATATCTTGCAGTATTAAATTTAGTTTTACCACATGGGCTTGGTGTGGGTGAGTCTAGTAGAGTGATAGAGCCTACTATAAGTGAAATCATTCTATACGTAGTTGTGCTCACAGTTCTTGCACCTATTTGGGAAGAAATTGTATTCCGAGGTATGTTTTTTATGAAATTATCTCAGCGCTTCTCTACACTTAGTAGTGCCGTTATAAGTGCTTTCATATTTACTTTAGGGCATCCCCTTACAGTAGGTAGTATTTTATATATTTTTGGTATAGGTGTATGTTTAGCCTACACCTATAAGAAAACAAATAATTTACTCGTTCCAATTGGGATTCATGTACTAAACAATGCATTTTATTTATTAGTAAATTTTCAACTATAA
- a CDS encoding DUF2628 domain-containing protein, with the protein MYVKDTVLQETISPQELHKVVQKNTAYYDFKWGKVENPTQGNTWNWVAFFFPSFWLAYRKMYKLFIILTLLSVPSIFVAPFIDIPDGIFLSISLVFQLGMMIFTGWQGNRLYYKHAVRILHKAEDTLDHEKAYYLQSKGGASVAGMIGLQVVVGIVFGGAMFGLSLLPTEPNIKNVVRSSDEGFTLEVMNDNPTWKFVKKEKDYDVVEFTGYDYEEKKNVKIKFAVYFSEDYFEWQEVYENNKKLSEEELEEYQIYIEENSWGF; encoded by the coding sequence ATGTACGTGAAGGACACTGTTTTACAAGAAACAATTTCTCCGCAAGAATTACATAAAGTTGTTCAAAAGAATACAGCTTATTATGACTTTAAATGGGGCAAAGTAGAAAATCCAACTCAGGGGAATACATGGAATTGGGTAGCCTTTTTCTTCCCGTCTTTTTGGTTAGCTTATCGTAAAATGTATAAGTTATTTATTATACTTACATTATTATCGGTACCTAGTATATTTGTAGCCCCTTTTATAGACATTCCAGATGGGATTTTTTTATCAATTAGTTTAGTTTTTCAATTAGGAATGATGATATTTACTGGATGGCAAGGAAACCGTTTATATTATAAGCACGCTGTTCGTATTTTACATAAGGCAGAAGATACGCTTGATCATGAGAAGGCGTATTACTTACAATCAAAGGGTGGCGCTAGTGTAGCTGGTATGATTGGTTTACAAGTTGTAGTGGGGATAGTGTTTGGCGGGGCTATGTTCGGACTCTCGCTTTTACCAACTGAACCAAATATAAAAAATGTTGTTCGTTCAAGTGATGAAGGATTTACTTTAGAGGTTATGAATGATAATCCAACTTGGAAGTTTGTAAAGAAAGAAAAGGATTATGACGTAGTAGAGTTTACTGGTTATGATTATGAAGAGAAGAAAAACGTGAAAATTAAATTCGCTGTGTATTTCAGTGAAGATTATTTTGAATGGCAAGAAGTGTACGAAAATAATAAGAAGTTAAGTGAAGAAGAATTAGAAGAGTATCAAATTTACATTGAAGAAAATAGTTGGGGTTTCTAG
- a CDS encoding aminoglycoside adenylyltransferase domain-containing protein, translating to MFTKKSRNIYKLGSLCEFAKAFLYGGIDVENGIKHALPEEVKQLMEQYTVELKEIFLDEKIVGVYIYGSIALGAFHIETSDVDFVTVISDSVNEAEKQQIIEVHKKLSKSTLGKRMDGMYIPLADLGKYNHEMNEYVYCADGKANIGHWDINAVTWWTLKNQGITVAGGEAEDLPFQIKWDDVVNTMKYNVEHYWSEKAKRPYLFFIEEWVESAVVTMGRILYTLDHKTIVSKDRGLQYLLERSAKEWEPLLKEVERMRHNPEEKQMLSRWRRADMTKRYLLHLIETCREKW from the coding sequence ATGTTTACGAAGAAATCGAGAAATATTTATAAATTAGGAAGCCTTTGCGAATTTGCAAAGGCTTTTTTATATGGAGGGATAGATGTGGAGAATGGAATAAAACATGCTTTACCAGAAGAAGTAAAGCAGTTAATGGAGCAGTACACAGTAGAATTAAAAGAAATTTTTTTGGACGAAAAAATAGTCGGGGTATACATTTACGGATCGATCGCGCTAGGAGCATTTCATATAGAAACGAGCGATGTTGATTTTGTTACGGTAATAAGTGATTCCGTGAATGAAGCTGAAAAACAACAAATTATAGAAGTGCATAAAAAGCTTAGTAAAAGTACGTTAGGTAAAAGAATGGATGGTATGTATATTCCTCTTGCTGACTTAGGGAAATACAATCATGAAATGAATGAGTACGTGTATTGTGCAGATGGTAAGGCGAATATTGGTCATTGGGACATTAATGCGGTCACATGGTGGACGTTGAAAAATCAAGGTATTACAGTTGCCGGGGGAGAAGCAGAAGACCTTCCGTTTCAAATAAAATGGGACGATGTAGTAAATACAATGAAATATAACGTAGAACATTACTGGAGTGAAAAAGCGAAGCGTCCCTATTTGTTTTTCATAGAAGAATGGGTAGAATCAGCGGTCGTTACGATGGGACGTATTTTATATACGTTAGATCATAAAACAATTGTTTCAAAAGATAGAGGATTGCAATACTTGTTAGAACGCTCAGCGAAAGAGTGGGAGCCTTTATTGAAAGAGGTAGAGCGAATGCGGCATAATCCAGAAGAAAAGCAAATGCTCTCAAGGTGGAGAAGGGCTGATATGACGAAGAGGTACTTGCTTCACTTAATTGAGACGTGTAGAGAGAAATGGTAG